One region of Osmia lignaria lignaria isolate PbOS001 chromosome 7, iyOsmLign1, whole genome shotgun sequence genomic DNA includes:
- the Arms gene encoding ankyrin repeat-rich membrane spanning isoform X4, translating to MRKAKDDRIKITTHHFRISIEEEDDDEKKKDENSSRDTERGISITIEADSVITGEDENVSEQSFSIKNESKESLESCDREKLDRNQSHESKTSSDSKENDFDREFLSKNARDEISTSADQKERPEVIRSRRHSVEYEHANSMKHIDYSFASSSLPSTKLFQPRDTVYDPPVAFEIPRSNSETQSSSVTRIANPSNEQIHSVINTEIQENMVLTQRNRSSSVSGSPLLIRRCYKIRSTVSRSSSLNESSSVSKDEDPSTMDRPSDSQIEEIKTTRRRTLPTIDGNPSENAPKSPTYEDIISGTGVNPIRRSSIANAAICSSLAPSLVSAYPGIPNCLLPAGENESSRNEQEAGSSGINGRRLRLPFLKIHIPAHQPATSWEEERFNHSYYHHHHHHHHHHHVFPHFHVPTITFTAPATDGETGRKFNFGIHRHSQPTLHRTDSMVSLCYRSLASYITDDNLAGLQNFLENKRVQIDDRDENGSTALILAATKGKIHFVRELINHGAEVNAEDGDNWTALLCAAKEGHTDVCLELLEHGADLEHRDMGGWTALMWATYKGRSPTVTMLLARGADVNAHGNFHISSLLWAAGRGYPDIVKDLIAHGAKVNVGDKYGTTALIWASRKGHVEIVDALLKAGANVDTAGMYSWTALLVATLGNHVDVVLLLLEHKPNVNALDKDGCTALAIACREGHHEIANALLNAGAYVNIQDRSGDTNLIHAVKGGHRGVVESLLKKYADVDIAGKDKKTATYIAVEKGNIPILKLLLNANPDLEIATKDGDTPLLRAVRSRNAEIVQLLLDKKAKVSATDKKGDTVLHIAMRARSKAIVEILLRNPKNSQLLYRPNRQGETPYNIDINHPKTILGQIFGARRLNTNEDNENMLGYDLYSSALADILSEPSLSTPITVGLYAKWGSGKSFLLNKLREEMKNFARQWIDPVFQFSFLLFAVVTHVSLLVGTTIGLALQSWIVGLASGLSLIVVTYTFLILVWYANKRYDWYWPYNFTVALTTKLNSLKLLLQVIFSHPPGSRVHDGVTVQPIKFYFTDQTRVGTTAAGENAVVQMVGSLYDSIENDFGSLSTRLYRAFRPKPDKSTTTWKWRHLCCLPYIVIFEFCFCSLLVGISVLTVYLIDISSSEPTIERVTAHIIMITVALILAVSIIANLYTWSRTLQALVFSQRRHLQRSISKLETLKSEGFIQTLKSEVNLMTEMVKCLDSFMAQQSRLVIIVDGLDSCEQDKVLLVLDAIQALFSDNGYPFVVILAIDPHIIAKAVEVNSRRLFTESNIGGHDYLRNMVHLPFYLQNSGLRKVKVAQQTAQHSRKTTWTEAEESVNYTTTSTMHHSVSNRRLSTESGIMNSNEKLKPQSRKGSRKLRLSESIASSIGSNLNRLGGAQDLNKMLLTDDYFSDVNPRSMRRLMNVVYVTGRLLKAFQIDFNWYHLAIWINITEQWPFRTSWLILHYDMYEETLDDNMSLKSLYDKIRPQIPVLREVQPLLEMDRDERKLDIFLTFHRSSLLVSDMKVFLPFTINLDPYIKKKIKEEQQSIEEEAALGPYKQYSPWTLHGNGHEQLGKSGLTNRNVKFVRTPSLQGPIPPVPSTPSWCVQPTFDWQPSPWMQMPPLPPPPPSMEPKIKPLSATTTLPSEILETRLSSLSVNGVCDLIDRIESLSSHHAPQYKQVVKENNINGRVLLHCDLQELKKVLKMAFGDWELFRMVLVSLREIELSSFSTHEEASRSVRFTVGSEQIQRKDHALQSTSIRVPAHVEKEKGNSRTDGAPRRDQTKQSIMEKQFQVSRAKFVTFYQSFSNEIFLNKIFKSVVRLTMKQR from the exons ATGCGGAAGGCCAAAGATGATCGTATCAAGATCACGACGCATCATTTTCGCATCAGTATCGAGGAGGAGGATGACGATGAGAAGAAGAAGGATGAAAATTCGAGCAGAGATACAGAGAGAGGAATCTCGATCACCATCGAAGCGGATTCTGTGATAACCGGAGAGGATGAAAATGTGAGCGAACAATcgttttctataaaaaatgaaTCGAAAGAGTCATTGGAAAGCTGTGATCGTGAAAAGCTCGATCGAAATCAGAGCCACGAATCCAAGACGTCGAGTGATTCGAAAGAGAACGATTTTGATCGAGAATTTCTCTCGAAAAATGCCAGAGATGAAATCTCGACGAGCGCGGACCAGAAAGAGAGGCCGGAGGTTATTCGTTCTAGGAGACACTCGGTGGAGTATGAACATGCAAATTCGATGAAACACATAGATTATAGTTTCGCATCGAGTTCTCTTCCTTCTACCAAACTTTTCCAGCCAAGGGATACAGTTTACGATCCACCGGTTGCATTCGAGATTCCTAGATCAAACAGCGAAACGCAATCGTCGAGTGTAACGAGGATAGCGAATCCATCGAATGAACAAATACACTCGGTGATAAATACAGAGATACAAGAAAACATGGTACTAACCCAACGAAACAGGAGTTCATCCGTTTCAGGTTCGCCATTATTGATCAGAAGATGCTACAAAATCAGATCCACCGTTTCTAGATCATCCAGTTTGAACGAAAGTTCCTCCGTATCGAAGGACGAGGATCCATCTACGATGGATCGTCCGAGTGACTCTCAGATCGAGGAAATAAAAACAACCCGAAGACGGACACTGCCAACGATCGATGGTAATCCTTCGGAAAACGCACCTAAATCGCCGACTTACGAAGATATAATATCAGGGACCGGTGTGAATCCTATCAGACGATCGAGTATCGCTAACGCGGCTATTTGCTCGAGTTTAGCACCGAGTTTGGTCAGCGCTTATCCAGGTATTCCAAACTGCTTATTACCAGCTGGTGAGAACGAATCGTCGAGGAACGAACAAGAAGCTGGATCGAGCGGGATAAACGGACGGAGATTAAGATTGCCTTTTCTTAAAATACACATACCCGCGCATCAACCGGCGACCAGCTGGGAGGAGGAACGATTTAATCATTCGTAttatcatcaccatcatcatcatcatcatcaccatcacgTGTTCCCGCATTTTCACGTACCCACCATCACGTTCACCGCGCCAGCCACCGATGGTGAAACTGGCCGAAAATTCAACTTTGGAATTCACAGGCATTCGCAGCCG accttGCACCGGACTGACTCGATGGTATCTCTCTGCTACCGATCTCTTGCCAGCTATATCACAGACGATAATCTTGCTGGTCTGCAAAATTTTCTCGAGAATAAAAGAGTACAAATCGATGATCGAGATGAG aATGGTAGCACAGCCCTCATCCTTGCAGCAACTAAAGGAAAGATCCATTTTGTGCGGGAGCTTATCAATCATGGAGCAGAAGTTAACGCAGAGGATGgg GATAATTGGACGGCGTTACTTTGCGCCGCCAAAGAGGGTCACACCGATGTTTGCCTCGAGTTACTCGAGCATGGCGCCGACTTGGAACACAGAGACATG GGAGGATGGACGGCACTTATGTGGGCGACGTACAAGGGTAGGTCACCAACGGTGACGATGCTACTAGCTCGAGGAGCTGACGTCAATGCACACGGGAATTTTCATATATCCTCGTTGTTGTGGGCTGCGGGCAGGGGTTACCCTGACATTGTTAAAGACCTTATTGCTCATGGTGCTAAAGTCAATGTCGGTGACAAG TATGGCACTACGGCTCTTATATGGGCATCCCGTAAAGGACACGTAGAGATTGTAGACGCTTTATTAAAAGCTGGTGCTAACGTTGATACTGCTGGCATG TATTCATGGACTGCACTTTTGGTGGCCACCCTTGGCAATCATGTAGACGTGGTGCTACTCCTTTTGGAGCACAAACCAAACGTGAATGCTCTTGATAAAGATGGTTGCACAGCTCTTGCGATAGCTTGTCGAGAAGGACATCATGAAATAGCAAACGCTCTCTTAAACGCTGGTGCTTACGTGAACATTCAAGATAGATCCGGAGATACAAATTTAATTCATGCTGTAAAAGGTGGTCATAGAGGAGTGGTGGAATCTCTTTTGAAGAAGTACGCTGACGTAGACATTGCCGGaaag GATAAGAAAACAGCAACTTATATTGCAGTTGAAAAAGGCAATATACCGATATTAAAACTATTATTAAACGCCAACCCAGATTTGGAGATCGCGACGAAAGACGGTGATACACCGTTACTACGGGCGGTTAGGTCGCGAAATGCAGAAATAGTACAATTATTGCTAGACAAGAAGGCTAAAGTTTCAGCTACCGACAAAAAGGGTGACACTGTGCTTCATATAGCTATGCGTGCACGATCAAAAGCTATCGTCGAGATACTATTAAGAAATCCGAAAAACAGTCAACTACTTTACCGTCCAAATAGGCAAGGCGAGACCCCGTACAACATCGACATCAATCATCCAAAGACAATTCTTGGACAAATATTCGGTGCAC GACGTCTTAATACTAACGAAGATAATGAAAATATGCTTGGTTATGATTTATACAGTAGCGCATTAGCAGACATTCTTAGCGAACCATCGCTCTCAACGCCTATAACTGTTGGCCTCTATGCAAAGTGGGGTTCTGGCAAATCTTTTTTGTTAAACAAATTGAGAG aggaaatgaaaaattttgctCGTCAATGGATAGATCCCgtgtttcaattttctttcttattgtTCGCAGTAGTAACTCACGTATCTTTGTTAGTGGGTACTACGATAGGTCTTGCCTTGCAATCGTGGATCGTTGGTCTTGCATCTGGTTTAAGTCTTATTGTCGTTACGTACACCTTCTTAATACTTGTCTGGTATGCCAACAAAAG GTACGATTGGTACTGGCCGTACAACTTCACCGTAGCTCTGACGACAAAGTTGAATTCATTGAAGCTACTGTTGCAAGTGATATTTTCACATCCTCCTGGCAGTAGAGTTCACGACGGTGTCACTGTACAGCCGATAAAGTTTTACTTCACCGATCAAACCCGAGTCGGTACAACTGCCGCTGGAGAAAACGCGGTGGTACAAATGGTGGGATCTCTTTACGATTCTATTGAGAACGACTTCGGTTCTTTATCCACAAGATTGTATAGGGCGTTCAGACCGAAACCTGATAAATCAACTACAACATGGAAATGGAGACACCTTTGTTGCTTACCATACATAGTAATATTCGAATTTTGCTTTTGCAGTTTGCTCGTTGGTATATCTGTACTTACAGTCTACCTCATCGATATTTCTAGTAGCGAGCCAACAATTGAGAGAGTTACTGCACACATCATAATGATAACCGTTGCCTTAATACTAGCCGTTAGTATAATAGCAAACCTGTACACGTGGAGCCGAACGTTGCAAGCGCTTGTATTCTCCCAAAGGCGTCATCTTCAACGTAGCATTTCTAAGTTGGAGACGTTAAAGAGTGAAGGGTTTATACAAACGTTAAAGAGCGAGGTTAATTTAATGACCGAAATGGTCAAGTGTTTAGACAGCTTCATGGCTCAACAAAGCAGATTAGTAATAATTGTGGATGGTTTAGACAGTTGTGAACAAGACAAAGTGTTGTTAGTTTTAGATGCGATACAAGCATTGTTCAGTGATAATGGTTATCCATTCGTTGTCATATTAGCAATTGATCCGCATATTATTGCCAAGGCAGTGGAAGTCAATAGTAGAAGATTATTTACAGAATCTAATATCGGAGGTCATGATTATTTACGCAATATGGTACACCTTccgttttatttacaaaatagtGGTTTAAGGAAGGTGAAAGTTGCTCAACAAACTGCTCAGCACAGCAGAAAAACCACGTGGACCGAAGCCGAAGAGAGCGTTAATTATACCACAACGAGTACAATGCATCATTCTGTATCTAACAGAAGGCTTAGCACAGAGTCTGGTATAATGAACAGCAACGAAAAACTGAAGCCGCAAAGTAGAAAGGGCAGTAGAAAGTTACGATTAAGCGAATCGATCGCGAGTAGTATCGGTAGCAATTTGAATCGATTGGGTGGCGCCCAAGATCTTAATAAAATGCTCCTTACCGACGATTATTTCAGCGACGTGAATCCTCGTAGCATGAGAAGATTGATGAACGTTGTCTATGTTACTGGGAGATTGTTAAAAGCATTCCAAATTGATTTCAACTGGTATCATTTAGCTATTTGGATCAACATCACCGAACAATGGCCGTTTAGAACGTCTTGGTTAATACTCCATTACGATATGTACGAAGAAACTTTAGACGATAACATGTCCCTGAAAAGTCTTTACGATAAGATACGACCTCAGATTCCGGTACTTAGGGAAGTTCAACCTCTTTTAGAGATGGACAGAGACGAACGCAAGTTGGATATTTTCTTAACTTTTCATCGTTCCAGCTTACTCGTCAGTGATATGAAAGTATTCTTACCGTTTACGATTAATCTTGATCCTTATATTaagaagaagataaaagaagaacaacagagcATAGAAGAGGAAGCAGCGCTTGGACCGTACAAGCAATACAGCCCTTGGACGTTACACGGAAATGGCCACGAACAATTGGGTAAAAGTGGATTGACAAATCGAAATGTGAAATTCGTCAGAACGCCTAGTTTGCAAGGACCCATTCCGCCTGTACCATCGACACCATCCTGGTGTGTTCAACCAACGTTCGATTGGCAGCCTTCTCCTTGGATGCAAATGCCTCCACTTCCTCCTCCGCCGCCTTCCATGGAACCTAAGATTAAACCACTTTCTGCAACTACAACTTTACCG tcCGAAATTTTGGAGACGAGGCTTTCTTCCTTATCAGTTAATGGTGTTTGTGATCTTATCGATAGAATCGAGAGTTTGAGTTCCCATCATGCACCGCAGTACAAACAAGTTgtcaaagaaaataatattaatggtaGAGTTTTATTACACTGTGACTTACAAGAGTTGAAGAAA GTTCTAAAAATGGCATTTGGGGATTGGGAATTGTTTCGTATGGTTCTTGTATCGCTTAGGGAAATAGAACTTTCGTCTTTTAGTACGCACGAAGAAGCTTCCCGAAGCGTACGATTTACTGTAGGTTCAGAACAAATTCAGCGGAAAG ATCACGCTTTGCAAAGTACTTCGATACGTGTACCAGCACATgttgaaaaagagaaaggaaactcGAGAACCGATGGCGCACCCAGACGAGATCAAACTAAGCAGTCTATTATGGAGAAACAA TTTCAGGTAAGCAGAGCCAAATTCGTCACTTTCTATCAAAGCTTTagcaatgaaatatttttaaataaaatattcaaaagcgTTGTACGATTAACGATGAAACagcgataa
- the Arms gene encoding ankyrin repeat-rich membrane spanning isoform X3 codes for MRKAKDDRIKITTHHFRISIEEEDDDEKKKDENSSRDTERGISITIEADSVITGEDENVSEQSFSIKNESKESLESCDREKLDRNQSHESKTSSDSKENDFDREFLSKNARDEISTSADQKERPEVIRSRRHSVEYEHANSMKHIDYSFASSSLPSTKLFQPRDTVYDPPVAFEIPRSNSETQSSSVTRIANPSNEQIHSVINTEIQENMVLTQRNRSSSVSGSPLLIRRCYKIRSTVSRSSSLNESSSVSKDEDPSTMDRPSDSQIEEIKTTRRRTLPTIDGNPSENAPKSPTYEDIISGTGVNPIRRSSIANAAICSSLAPSLVSAYPGIPNCLLPAGENESSRNEQEAGSSGINGRRLRLPFLKIHIPAHQPATSWEEERFNHSYYHHHHHHHHHHHVFPHFHVPTITFTAPATDGETGRKFNFGIHRHSQPTLHRTDSMVSLCYRSLASYITDDNLAGLQNFLENKRVQIDDRDENGSTALILAATKGKIHFVRELINHGAEVNAEDGDNWTALLCAAKEGHTDVCLELLEHGADLEHRDMGGWTALMWATYKGRSPTVTMLLARGADVNAHGNFHISSLLWAAGRGYPDIVKDLIAHGAKVNVGDKYGTTALIWASRKGHVEIVDALLKAGANVDTAGMYSWTALLVATLGNHVDVVLLLLEHKPNVNALDKDGCTALAIACREGHHEIANALLNAGAYVNIQDRSGDTNLIHAVKGGHRGVVESLLKKYADVDIAGKDKKTATYIAVEKGNIPILKLLLNANPDLEIATKDGDTPLLRAVRSRNAEIVQLLLDKKAKVSATDKKGDTVLHIAMRARSKAIVEILLRNPKNSQLLYRPNRQGETPYNIDINHPKTILGQIFGARRLNTNEDNENMLGYDLYSSALADILSEPSLSTPITVGLYAKWGSGKSFLLNKLREEMKNFARQWIDPVFQFSFLLFAVVTHVSLLVGTTIGLALQSWIVGLASGLSLIVVTYTFLILVWYANKRYDWYWPYNFTVALTTKLNSLKLLLQVIFSHPPGSRVHDGVTVQPIKFYFTDQTRVGTTAAGENAVVQMVGSLYDSIENDFGSLSTRLYRAFRPKPDKSTTTWKWRHLCCLPYIVIFEFCFCSLLVGISVLTVYLIDISSSEPTIERVTAHIIMITVALILAVSIIANLYTWSRTLQALVFSQRRHLQRSISKLETLKSEGFIQTLKSEVNLMTEMVKCLDSFMAQQSRLVIIVDGLDSCEQDKVLLVLDAIQALFSDNGYPFVVILAIDPHIIAKAVEVNSRRLFTESNIGGHDYLRNMVHLPFYLQNSGLRKVKVAQQTAQHSRKTTWTEAEESVNYTTTSTMHHSVSNRRLSTESGIMNSNEKLKPQSRKGSRKLRLSESIASSIGSNLNRLGGAQDLNKMLLTDDYFSDVNPRSMRRLMNVVYVTGRLLKAFQIDFNWYHLAIWINITEQWPFRTSWLILHYDMYEETLDDNMSLKSLYDKIRPQIPVLREVQPLLEMDRDERKLDIFLTFHRSSLLVSDMKVFLPFTINLDPYIKKKIKEEQQSIEEEAALGPYKQYSPWTLHGNGHEQLGKSGLTNRNVKFVRTPSLQGPIPPVPSTPSWCVQPTFDWQPSPWMQMPPLPPPPPSMEPKIKPLSATTTLPSEILETRLSSLSVNGVCDLIDRIESLSSHHAPQYKQVVKENNINGRVLLHCDLQELKKVLKMAFGDWELFRMVLVSLREIELSSFSTHEEASRSVRFTVGSEQIQRKVDHALQSTSIRVPAHVEKEKGNSRTDGAPRRDQTKQSIMEKQFQVSRAKFVTFYQSFSNEIFLNKIFKSVVRLTMKQR; via the exons ATGCGGAAGGCCAAAGATGATCGTATCAAGATCACGACGCATCATTTTCGCATCAGTATCGAGGAGGAGGATGACGATGAGAAGAAGAAGGATGAAAATTCGAGCAGAGATACAGAGAGAGGAATCTCGATCACCATCGAAGCGGATTCTGTGATAACCGGAGAGGATGAAAATGTGAGCGAACAATcgttttctataaaaaatgaaTCGAAAGAGTCATTGGAAAGCTGTGATCGTGAAAAGCTCGATCGAAATCAGAGCCACGAATCCAAGACGTCGAGTGATTCGAAAGAGAACGATTTTGATCGAGAATTTCTCTCGAAAAATGCCAGAGATGAAATCTCGACGAGCGCGGACCAGAAAGAGAGGCCGGAGGTTATTCGTTCTAGGAGACACTCGGTGGAGTATGAACATGCAAATTCGATGAAACACATAGATTATAGTTTCGCATCGAGTTCTCTTCCTTCTACCAAACTTTTCCAGCCAAGGGATACAGTTTACGATCCACCGGTTGCATTCGAGATTCCTAGATCAAACAGCGAAACGCAATCGTCGAGTGTAACGAGGATAGCGAATCCATCGAATGAACAAATACACTCGGTGATAAATACAGAGATACAAGAAAACATGGTACTAACCCAACGAAACAGGAGTTCATCCGTTTCAGGTTCGCCATTATTGATCAGAAGATGCTACAAAATCAGATCCACCGTTTCTAGATCATCCAGTTTGAACGAAAGTTCCTCCGTATCGAAGGACGAGGATCCATCTACGATGGATCGTCCGAGTGACTCTCAGATCGAGGAAATAAAAACAACCCGAAGACGGACACTGCCAACGATCGATGGTAATCCTTCGGAAAACGCACCTAAATCGCCGACTTACGAAGATATAATATCAGGGACCGGTGTGAATCCTATCAGACGATCGAGTATCGCTAACGCGGCTATTTGCTCGAGTTTAGCACCGAGTTTGGTCAGCGCTTATCCAGGTATTCCAAACTGCTTATTACCAGCTGGTGAGAACGAATCGTCGAGGAACGAACAAGAAGCTGGATCGAGCGGGATAAACGGACGGAGATTAAGATTGCCTTTTCTTAAAATACACATACCCGCGCATCAACCGGCGACCAGCTGGGAGGAGGAACGATTTAATCATTCGTAttatcatcaccatcatcatcatcatcatcaccatcacgTGTTCCCGCATTTTCACGTACCCACCATCACGTTCACCGCGCCAGCCACCGATGGTGAAACTGGCCGAAAATTCAACTTTGGAATTCACAGGCATTCGCAGCCG accttGCACCGGACTGACTCGATGGTATCTCTCTGCTACCGATCTCTTGCCAGCTATATCACAGACGATAATCTTGCTGGTCTGCAAAATTTTCTCGAGAATAAAAGAGTACAAATCGATGATCGAGATGAG aATGGTAGCACAGCCCTCATCCTTGCAGCAACTAAAGGAAAGATCCATTTTGTGCGGGAGCTTATCAATCATGGAGCAGAAGTTAACGCAGAGGATGgg GATAATTGGACGGCGTTACTTTGCGCCGCCAAAGAGGGTCACACCGATGTTTGCCTCGAGTTACTCGAGCATGGCGCCGACTTGGAACACAGAGACATG GGAGGATGGACGGCACTTATGTGGGCGACGTACAAGGGTAGGTCACCAACGGTGACGATGCTACTAGCTCGAGGAGCTGACGTCAATGCACACGGGAATTTTCATATATCCTCGTTGTTGTGGGCTGCGGGCAGGGGTTACCCTGACATTGTTAAAGACCTTATTGCTCATGGTGCTAAAGTCAATGTCGGTGACAAG TATGGCACTACGGCTCTTATATGGGCATCCCGTAAAGGACACGTAGAGATTGTAGACGCTTTATTAAAAGCTGGTGCTAACGTTGATACTGCTGGCATG TATTCATGGACTGCACTTTTGGTGGCCACCCTTGGCAATCATGTAGACGTGGTGCTACTCCTTTTGGAGCACAAACCAAACGTGAATGCTCTTGATAAAGATGGTTGCACAGCTCTTGCGATAGCTTGTCGAGAAGGACATCATGAAATAGCAAACGCTCTCTTAAACGCTGGTGCTTACGTGAACATTCAAGATAGATCCGGAGATACAAATTTAATTCATGCTGTAAAAGGTGGTCATAGAGGAGTGGTGGAATCTCTTTTGAAGAAGTACGCTGACGTAGACATTGCCGGaaag GATAAGAAAACAGCAACTTATATTGCAGTTGAAAAAGGCAATATACCGATATTAAAACTATTATTAAACGCCAACCCAGATTTGGAGATCGCGACGAAAGACGGTGATACACCGTTACTACGGGCGGTTAGGTCGCGAAATGCAGAAATAGTACAATTATTGCTAGACAAGAAGGCTAAAGTTTCAGCTACCGACAAAAAGGGTGACACTGTGCTTCATATAGCTATGCGTGCACGATCAAAAGCTATCGTCGAGATACTATTAAGAAATCCGAAAAACAGTCAACTACTTTACCGTCCAAATAGGCAAGGCGAGACCCCGTACAACATCGACATCAATCATCCAAAGACAATTCTTGGACAAATATTCGGTGCAC GACGTCTTAATACTAACGAAGATAATGAAAATATGCTTGGTTATGATTTATACAGTAGCGCATTAGCAGACATTCTTAGCGAACCATCGCTCTCAACGCCTATAACTGTTGGCCTCTATGCAAAGTGGGGTTCTGGCAAATCTTTTTTGTTAAACAAATTGAGAG aggaaatgaaaaattttgctCGTCAATGGATAGATCCCgtgtttcaattttctttcttattgtTCGCAGTAGTAACTCACGTATCTTTGTTAGTGGGTACTACGATAGGTCTTGCCTTGCAATCGTGGATCGTTGGTCTTGCATCTGGTTTAAGTCTTATTGTCGTTACGTACACCTTCTTAATACTTGTCTGGTATGCCAACAAAAG GTACGATTGGTACTGGCCGTACAACTTCACCGTAGCTCTGACGACAAAGTTGAATTCATTGAAGCTACTGTTGCAAGTGATATTTTCACATCCTCCTGGCAGTAGAGTTCACGACGGTGTCACTGTACAGCCGATAAAGTTTTACTTCACCGATCAAACCCGAGTCGGTACAACTGCCGCTGGAGAAAACGCGGTGGTACAAATGGTGGGATCTCTTTACGATTCTATTGAGAACGACTTCGGTTCTTTATCCACAAGATTGTATAGGGCGTTCAGACCGAAACCTGATAAATCAACTACAACATGGAAATGGAGACACCTTTGTTGCTTACCATACATAGTAATATTCGAATTTTGCTTTTGCAGTTTGCTCGTTGGTATATCTGTACTTACAGTCTACCTCATCGATATTTCTAGTAGCGAGCCAACAATTGAGAGAGTTACTGCACACATCATAATGATAACCGTTGCCTTAATACTAGCCGTTAGTATAATAGCAAACCTGTACACGTGGAGCCGAACGTTGCAAGCGCTTGTATTCTCCCAAAGGCGTCATCTTCAACGTAGCATTTCTAAGTTGGAGACGTTAAAGAGTGAAGGGTTTATACAAACGTTAAAGAGCGAGGTTAATTTAATGACCGAAATGGTCAAGTGTTTAGACAGCTTCATGGCTCAACAAAGCAGATTAGTAATAATTGTGGATGGTTTAGACAGTTGTGAACAAGACAAAGTGTTGTTAGTTTTAGATGCGATACAAGCATTGTTCAGTGATAATGGTTATCCATTCGTTGTCATATTAGCAATTGATCCGCATATTATTGCCAAGGCAGTGGAAGTCAATAGTAGAAGATTATTTACAGAATCTAATATCGGAGGTCATGATTATTTACGCAATATGGTACACCTTccgttttatttacaaaatagtGGTTTAAGGAAGGTGAAAGTTGCTCAACAAACTGCTCAGCACAGCAGAAAAACCACGTGGACCGAAGCCGAAGAGAGCGTTAATTATACCACAACGAGTACAATGCATCATTCTGTATCTAACAGAAGGCTTAGCACAGAGTCTGGTATAATGAACAGCAACGAAAAACTGAAGCCGCAAAGTAGAAAGGGCAGTAGAAAGTTACGATTAAGCGAATCGATCGCGAGTAGTATCGGTAGCAATTTGAATCGATTGGGTGGCGCCCAAGATCTTAATAAAATGCTCCTTACCGACGATTATTTCAGCGACGTGAATCCTCGTAGCATGAGAAGATTGATGAACGTTGTCTATGTTACTGGGAGATTGTTAAAAGCATTCCAAATTGATTTCAACTGGTATCATTTAGCTATTTGGATCAACATCACCGAACAATGGCCGTTTAGAACGTCTTGGTTAATACTCCATTACGATATGTACGAAGAAACTTTAGACGATAACATGTCCCTGAAAAGTCTTTACGATAAGATACGACCTCAGATTCCGGTACTTAGGGAAGTTCAACCTCTTTTAGAGATGGACAGAGACGAACGCAAGTTGGATATTTTCTTAACTTTTCATCGTTCCAGCTTACTCGTCAGTGATATGAAAGTATTCTTACCGTTTACGATTAATCTTGATCCTTATATTaagaagaagataaaagaagaacaacagagcATAGAAGAGGAAGCAGCGCTTGGACCGTACAAGCAATACAGCCCTTGGACGTTACACGGAAATGGCCACGAACAATTGGGTAAAAGTGGATTGACAAATCGAAATGTGAAATTCGTCAGAACGCCTAGTTTGCAAGGACCCATTCCGCCTGTACCATCGACACCATCCTGGTGTGTTCAACCAACGTTCGATTGGCAGCCTTCTCCTTGGATGCAAATGCCTCCACTTCCTCCTCCGCCGCCTTCCATGGAACCTAAGATTAAACCACTTTCTGCAACTACAACTTTACCG tcCGAAATTTTGGAGACGAGGCTTTCTTCCTTATCAGTTAATGGTGTTTGTGATCTTATCGATAGAATCGAGAGTTTGAGTTCCCATCATGCACCGCAGTACAAACAAGTTgtcaaagaaaataatattaatggtaGAGTTTTATTACACTGTGACTTACAAGAGTTGAAGAAA GTTCTAAAAATGGCATTTGGGGATTGGGAATTGTTTCGTATGGTTCTTGTATCGCTTAGGGAAATAGAACTTTCGTCTTTTAGTACGCACGAAGAAGCTTCCCGAAGCGTACGATTTACTGTAGGTTCAGAACAAATTCAGCGGAAAG TAGATCACGCTTTGCAAAGTACTTCGATACGTGTACCAGCACATgttgaaaaagagaaaggaaactcGAGAACCGATGGCGCACCCAGACGAGATCAAACTAAGCAGTCTATTATGGAGAAACAA TTTCAGGTAAGCAGAGCCAAATTCGTCACTTTCTATCAAAGCTTTagcaatgaaatatttttaaataaaatattcaaaagcgTTGTACGATTAACGATGAAACagcgataa